The Acinonyx jubatus isolate Ajub_Pintada_27869175 chromosome E3, VMU_Ajub_asm_v1.0, whole genome shotgun sequence genome has a window encoding:
- the CDR2 gene encoding cerebellar degeneration-related protein 2 isoform X1: MLAENLVEEFEMKEDEPWYDHRDLQQDLQLAAELGKTLLDRNTELEDSLQQMYTTNQEQLQEIEYLTKQVELLRQMNEQHAKVYEQLDITARELEETNQKLVADSKASQQKILSLTETIECLQTNIDHLQSQVEELKSSGQGRKSQGKCDQEKSAPRFSCLKELYDLRQHFVYDHVFAEKITSLQSQQSPDEEENEHLKKTVTMLQAQLSLERQKRVTMEEEYGLVLKENSELEQQLGATDAYRARALELEAEVAEMRQMLQSEHPFVNGVEKLVPDSLFTPFKEHSQSLLEELFLPLPEAHRRPLKRSSSETVLSSLAGGDIVRGHEETCIRRARAVKQRGISLLHEVDTQYSALKVKYEELLKKCQQGEDSLSHKAVQTPRALAKDLAGTNAQPELGTSGWEPASFTPEPVSSPTTTTPPEYKALFKEIFSCIKKTKQEIDEQRTKYRSLSSHS; encoded by the exons ATCTCCAACTTGCTGCTGAACTTGGGAAGACATTACTGGATCGGAACACAGAGTTGGAGGATTCTCTTCAGCAGATGTACACAACCAATCAGGAGCAGTTACAGGAAATTGAG TATCTGACCAAGCAGGTGGAGCTCCTACGGCAGATGAATGAGCAACATGCAAAAGTTTATGAGCAATTAGATATAACAGCACGGGAACTGGAAGAAACCAATCAAAAGCTAGTTGCGGACAGCAAGGCCTCACAGCAAAAGATTCTGAG TCTGACTGAAACCATTGAATGCCTACAAACCAACATTGACCACCTCCAGAGCCAAGTGGAGGAGTTGAAGTCATCTGGCCAAGGAAGAAAGAGCCAGGGGAAGTGTGACCAGGAGAAATCGGCACCCAGATTCTCGTGTCTGAAGGAACTCTACGACCTCCGCCA ACACTTTGTGTATGATCATGTGTTTGCCGAGAAGATCACTTCCTTACAAAGTCAGCAAAGCCCCgatgaggaagaaaatgagcaCTTGAAGAAAACAGTGACGATGCTGCAGgcccagctgagcctggagcGGCAGAAGCGGGTGACGATGGAGGAGGAATATGGGCTTGTGCTGAAGGAGAACAGTGAACTGGAACAGCAGCTGGGAGCCACGGATGCCTACCGCGCTCGGGCGCTGGAGTTGGAGGCCGAGGTGGCCGAGATGCGGCAGATGCTGCAGTCGGAGCATCCATTCGTGAATGGCGTTGAGAAGCTGGTGCCGGACTCTCTGTTCACCCCTTTCAAAGAACACAGCCAGAGCCTGCTGGAGGAGCTGTTCCTGCCTTTGCCAGAAGCACACAGAAGGCCTCTTAAGCGCAGCAGCAGTGAGACGGTGCTGAGCAGCTTGGCCGGGGGGGACATTGTGAGGGGCCACGAGGAGACCTGCATCCGGAGGGCCAGGGCTGTGAAGCAGAGGGGCATCTCCCTTCTGCATGAAGTGGACACTCAGTACAGCGCCCTGAAGGTGAAGTATGAGGAGTTGCTGAAGAAGTGCCAGCAGGGAGAGGACTCCCTGTCCCACAAGGCTGTGCAGACCCCCAGAGCTCTCGCCAAAGACCTGGCGGGGACCAACGCCCAGCCTGAGCTGGGCACCAGTGGCTGGGAACCAGCCTCTTTCACCCCAGAGCCCGTCAGTTCCCCCACCACCACAACACCTCCGGAATACAAGGCGCTTTTTAAAGAGATCTTTAGTTGcatcaagaaaacaaagcaagaaatagatgaacagagaacaaaataccgatctctctcctctcattcctAA
- the CDR2 gene encoding cerebellar degeneration-related protein 2 isoform X2, producing the protein MYTTNQEQLQEIEYLTKQVELLRQMNEQHAKVYEQLDITARELEETNQKLVADSKASQQKILSLTETIECLQTNIDHLQSQVEELKSSGQGRKSQGKCDQEKSAPRFSCLKELYDLRQHFVYDHVFAEKITSLQSQQSPDEEENEHLKKTVTMLQAQLSLERQKRVTMEEEYGLVLKENSELEQQLGATDAYRARALELEAEVAEMRQMLQSEHPFVNGVEKLVPDSLFTPFKEHSQSLLEELFLPLPEAHRRPLKRSSSETVLSSLAGGDIVRGHEETCIRRARAVKQRGISLLHEVDTQYSALKVKYEELLKKCQQGEDSLSHKAVQTPRALAKDLAGTNAQPELGTSGWEPASFTPEPVSSPTTTTPPEYKALFKEIFSCIKKTKQEIDEQRTKYRSLSSHS; encoded by the exons ATGTACACAACCAATCAGGAGCAGTTACAGGAAATTGAG TATCTGACCAAGCAGGTGGAGCTCCTACGGCAGATGAATGAGCAACATGCAAAAGTTTATGAGCAATTAGATATAACAGCACGGGAACTGGAAGAAACCAATCAAAAGCTAGTTGCGGACAGCAAGGCCTCACAGCAAAAGATTCTGAG TCTGACTGAAACCATTGAATGCCTACAAACCAACATTGACCACCTCCAGAGCCAAGTGGAGGAGTTGAAGTCATCTGGCCAAGGAAGAAAGAGCCAGGGGAAGTGTGACCAGGAGAAATCGGCACCCAGATTCTCGTGTCTGAAGGAACTCTACGACCTCCGCCA ACACTTTGTGTATGATCATGTGTTTGCCGAGAAGATCACTTCCTTACAAAGTCAGCAAAGCCCCgatgaggaagaaaatgagcaCTTGAAGAAAACAGTGACGATGCTGCAGgcccagctgagcctggagcGGCAGAAGCGGGTGACGATGGAGGAGGAATATGGGCTTGTGCTGAAGGAGAACAGTGAACTGGAACAGCAGCTGGGAGCCACGGATGCCTACCGCGCTCGGGCGCTGGAGTTGGAGGCCGAGGTGGCCGAGATGCGGCAGATGCTGCAGTCGGAGCATCCATTCGTGAATGGCGTTGAGAAGCTGGTGCCGGACTCTCTGTTCACCCCTTTCAAAGAACACAGCCAGAGCCTGCTGGAGGAGCTGTTCCTGCCTTTGCCAGAAGCACACAGAAGGCCTCTTAAGCGCAGCAGCAGTGAGACGGTGCTGAGCAGCTTGGCCGGGGGGGACATTGTGAGGGGCCACGAGGAGACCTGCATCCGGAGGGCCAGGGCTGTGAAGCAGAGGGGCATCTCCCTTCTGCATGAAGTGGACACTCAGTACAGCGCCCTGAAGGTGAAGTATGAGGAGTTGCTGAAGAAGTGCCAGCAGGGAGAGGACTCCCTGTCCCACAAGGCTGTGCAGACCCCCAGAGCTCTCGCCAAAGACCTGGCGGGGACCAACGCCCAGCCTGAGCTGGGCACCAGTGGCTGGGAACCAGCCTCTTTCACCCCAGAGCCCGTCAGTTCCCCCACCACCACAACACCTCCGGAATACAAGGCGCTTTTTAAAGAGATCTTTAGTTGcatcaagaaaacaaagcaagaaatagatgaacagagaacaaaataccgatctctctcctctcattcctAA